The Candidatus Mycolicibacterium alkanivorans genome contains a region encoding:
- the miaA gene encoding tRNA (adenosine(37)-N6)-dimethylallyltransferase MiaA — protein sequence MTPGPRPIAVIGPTGTGKSALALEVAERLGGEIVNADAMQQYRGMDIGTAKLSADERRGIPHHQLDVLDVTETATVARYQQAAVADVEAIAARGAVPVIVGGSMMYIQSLLDDWAFPATDPLVRARWEQRLVEVGVAALHAELAVRDPNAAAAILATDGRRIVRALEVVELTGQPFAASAPQIGAPRWDTVIVGLDWDTTVLDERLAQRTDAMFDAGLVDEVSSLLDCGLRDGVTAARALGYAQVIAALDAGGTDEQLAEAHELTFIGTRRYVRRQRSWFRRDHRIAWLDGSSPGLADAVIARWRHVS from the coding sequence GTGACTCCCGGACCCCGCCCCATCGCGGTCATCGGACCCACCGGCACCGGCAAGTCTGCGCTCGCGCTGGAGGTGGCCGAACGGCTCGGAGGGGAGATCGTGAACGCCGACGCCATGCAGCAGTACCGCGGCATGGACATCGGCACCGCCAAGCTCAGTGCGGACGAACGCCGCGGTATCCCGCACCACCAACTCGACGTCCTCGACGTCACCGAGACGGCGACCGTCGCGCGCTACCAGCAGGCCGCGGTGGCCGACGTCGAGGCCATCGCAGCCCGCGGCGCGGTCCCGGTCATCGTGGGCGGCTCGATGATGTACATCCAGTCGCTGCTCGACGACTGGGCCTTCCCAGCCACCGACCCGCTGGTGCGCGCCCGCTGGGAACAGCGGCTGGTCGAGGTCGGGGTGGCAGCCCTGCACGCCGAACTGGCGGTCCGCGATCCGAACGCCGCGGCGGCGATCCTGGCCACCGACGGCCGCCGAATCGTGCGGGCCCTGGAAGTCGTCGAGCTGACCGGTCAGCCGTTCGCCGCGTCGGCCCCGCAGATCGGCGCCCCGCGCTGGGACACCGTCATCGTCGGGTTGGATTGGGACACAACGGTTCTCGACGAACGGCTGGCCCAGCGCACCGATGCGATGTTCGACGCCGGTCTGGTCGACGAGGTCAGCTCCCTGCTGGACTGCGGGCTTCGCGACGGTGTCACCGCCGCCCGCGCGCTCGGCTACGCACAGGTGATCGCCGCCCTCGATGCTGGCGGCACCGACGAACAACTGGCCGAGGCACACGAGCTGACATTCATCGGCACCCGCCGCTACGTGCGCCGCCAGCGGTCCTGGTTTCGCCGCGACCACAGAATCGCCTGGCTCGACGGGTCTTCCCCCGGGCTCGCCGACGCGGTGATCGCACGGTGGCGGCACGTATCCTGA
- a CDS encoding DMT family transporter translates to MHKSDIATLLALGAALLFAVGDVIQQRSAHDVTDEQVGHVALFLRLLRDKKWWLGSLVAAGGFVLQAAALGFGSVLLVQALLVTSLLFALPLSARFAGRRITRSQWVWAVLLAIAVAVVVTVGNPSKGQARAGFEPWMWVIATLGPLLALCLLGARVFAGKPVAAVLLGLVAGSLWGLFAVLTKGVVDQLDEGILALLKTPELYPWAVVAVSATALQQSAFRAGSMAVSLPAVTVSEPVVGSILGLAILGEMLRPGRSGWVGLGLVVVVMVVAIVELARGEATSGEPAPASG, encoded by the coding sequence GTGCACAAGTCGGACATCGCCACCCTGTTGGCCCTCGGCGCGGCGCTGTTGTTCGCAGTCGGTGACGTCATCCAGCAGCGCTCGGCCCACGACGTGACCGACGAACAGGTCGGCCACGTCGCCCTGTTCCTGCGGTTGCTCAGGGACAAGAAGTGGTGGCTGGGCAGCCTGGTGGCCGCCGGGGGATTCGTGCTGCAGGCCGCCGCCCTCGGGTTCGGCTCCGTCCTGCTGGTGCAGGCGCTGCTGGTGACATCGCTGCTCTTCGCGCTACCGCTGAGTGCGCGCTTCGCGGGCCGGCGCATCACCCGCTCACAGTGGGTGTGGGCGGTGCTGCTGGCCATCGCCGTCGCCGTGGTCGTGACCGTGGGCAACCCGTCCAAAGGTCAGGCGCGGGCCGGGTTCGAGCCGTGGATGTGGGTGATCGCCACCCTGGGTCCATTGCTGGCGCTGTGCCTGCTCGGCGCGCGTGTCTTCGCCGGCAAGCCAGTGGCCGCGGTGCTGCTGGGACTGGTGGCGGGTTCGCTGTGGGGCCTGTTCGCCGTACTGACCAAGGGCGTGGTGGACCAGCTGGACGAGGGCATACTCGCGCTGCTGAAGACACCCGAGCTCTACCCGTGGGCGGTGGTGGCCGTCTCGGCGACGGCGCTGCAACAGTCGGCGTTCCGGGCCGGCTCGATGGCCGTATCGCTGCCGGCGGTGACGGTCAGCGAGCCGGTGGTCGGTTCGATCCTCGGGCTGGCCATCCTGGGTGAGATGTTGCGACCCGGCCGGTCCGGCTGGGTCGGCCTCGGCCTCGTCGTGGTGGTGATGGTCGTGGCGATCGTGGAGCTGGCCCGCGGTGAGGCGACCTCGGGGGAGCCCGCACCGGCGTCCGGCTGA
- a CDS encoding DUF349 domain-containing protein, with protein MTIDEPHTGEPPRPAPRPGPPRPVPRPHPPATPVVGPPSSDPHRFGRVDDDGTVWLITSSGERSIGSWQAGDAEAAYAHFGRRFEDLATEVTLMETRLASGTGDARKIKAAAAALAETLPTASVLGDIDALADRLAAVRDHVEETAAADRARREEHRAAQAARKEALAAEAEELAANSTQWKSAGDRLRAILDEWRTITGLDRKTDDALWKRYSAARETFNRRRGSHFAELDRERAGAKEAKEKLCERAEELSGSTDWAATAAAFRDLLTQWKAAGRVAKGVDDALWHRFKAAQDTFFAARNAVTAERDAEFTANATAKEGLLAEAEKIDTSNVEAARSALRAIADKWGAIGKVPHERQADLERRLRAVEKKVRDAADAGRVDPQAQARAEQFLARVEQFERQAEKAEAAGRTKEAEEARASAEQWRQWAETAVEALGRRG; from the coding sequence ATGACGATCGACGAACCGCACACGGGTGAACCGCCACGGCCGGCCCCCCGACCGGGTCCGCCCCGTCCCGTACCGCGGCCCCATCCGCCCGCGACTCCCGTGGTGGGCCCGCCGTCGAGTGACCCGCACCGGTTCGGCCGGGTCGACGACGACGGCACGGTCTGGCTGATCACCTCCTCCGGCGAACGTTCCATCGGCTCGTGGCAGGCCGGCGACGCCGAGGCCGCCTACGCCCACTTCGGCCGGCGCTTCGAAGACCTGGCCACCGAGGTCACCCTGATGGAGACCCGGCTGGCCTCGGGCACCGGCGACGCCCGCAAGATCAAAGCCGCCGCGGCGGCGCTGGCCGAAACCCTGCCAACCGCAAGTGTTCTCGGTGACATCGACGCACTCGCCGACCGGCTGGCGGCCGTCCGCGACCATGTCGAGGAGACCGCCGCGGCCGACCGCGCCCGCCGCGAGGAGCACCGCGCCGCCCAGGCCGCCCGCAAGGAGGCGCTGGCCGCCGAGGCCGAGGAGCTGGCCGCCAACTCCACGCAGTGGAAGTCCGCCGGCGACCGGCTGCGCGCGATTCTCGACGAGTGGCGCACGATCACCGGCCTGGACCGCAAGACCGACGACGCGCTGTGGAAGCGCTATTCGGCGGCGCGGGAGACGTTCAACCGCCGGCGGGGGTCGCATTTCGCCGAGCTCGACCGCGAGCGGGCCGGGGCCAAGGAGGCCAAGGAGAAGCTGTGCGAGCGGGCCGAGGAGCTGTCGGGTTCCACGGACTGGGCCGCCACCGCGGCGGCGTTCCGCGACCTGCTGACCCAGTGGAAGGCGGCAGGCCGGGTGGCCAAGGGTGTCGACGACGCGCTGTGGCACCGCTTCAAGGCCGCTCAGGACACGTTCTTCGCCGCCCGCAACGCGGTCACCGCCGAACGCGATGCCGAGTTCACCGCCAATGCCACCGCCAAGGAGGGGCTGCTGGCGGAGGCGGAGAAGATCGACACCTCCAACGTCGAGGCGGCCCGCTCGGCACTGCGCGCGATCGCCGACAAGTGGGGCGCGATCGGCAAGGTTCCGCACGAGCGGCAGGCCGATCTGGAGCGGCGGCTGCGCGCGGTGGAGAAGAAGGTGCGCGACGCCGCTGATGCAGGGCGGGTCGATCCGCAGGCCCAGGCCCGAGCCGAGCAGTTCTTGGCCCGCGTCGAGCAGTTCGAACGGCAGGCCGAGAAGGCCGAGGCGGCCGGCCGCACAAAGGAGGCCGAGGAGGCCAGGGCAAGTGCCGAGCAATGGCGGCAGTGGGCCGAGACCGCGGTCGAGGCGCTGGGCCGGCGCGGCTGA
- a CDS encoding Rv2732c family membrane protein has translation MCAMSDFEAYRGEIEAAERKVAGEIQPGGRAMVVAILVFVLLVSLILQHTGSARGVDVLMGDDKAISVGIALPSRIFSWLALVFGIGFSMLALLTRRWVLAWIALAGSGLASATGMLAVWSRQTAVHGQPGPGIGLIIGWIAVILLTFHWARVVWTRTAVQLAAEEQRRREAAERQSRSLIDDVDRREGQPPPAGENP, from the coding sequence ATGTGTGCGATGAGTGACTTCGAGGCCTACCGCGGCGAGATAGAGGCGGCCGAGCGTAAGGTCGCCGGCGAGATCCAGCCGGGCGGGCGCGCCATGGTCGTGGCGATCCTGGTGTTCGTGTTGCTGGTGTCGCTGATCCTGCAGCACACCGGCAGCGCCCGCGGTGTCGACGTCCTGATGGGCGACGACAAAGCCATCAGCGTTGGAATCGCCCTGCCGTCAAGGATTTTCAGCTGGCTGGCACTGGTGTTCGGGATCGGCTTCTCGATGCTGGCGCTGTTGACCCGGCGCTGGGTGCTGGCCTGGATCGCCCTGGCCGGCTCGGGGCTGGCCAGCGCGACCGGCATGCTCGCCGTCTGGTCGCGCCAGACCGCCGTGCACGGCCAGCCCGGTCCGGGCATCGGCCTGATCATCGGCTGGATCGCCGTCATCCTGCTGACCTTCCACTGGGCCCGCGTGGTCTGGACGCGCACCGCGGTGCAGCTGGCCGCCGAGGAACAGCGCCGCCGCGAAGCCGCCGAGCGGCAGTCCCGTTCGCTGATCGACGATGTCGACCGCCGCGAGGGCCAGCCGCCGCCCGCCGGCGAGAATCCCTGA
- the miaB gene encoding tRNA (N6-isopentenyl adenosine(37)-C2)-methylthiotransferase MiaB: MRCVTSVLTQGPEAGGAAGDSPRSPAGRTYQVRTYGCQMNVHDSERLAGLLEAAGYHRAPDGADADVVVFNTCAVRENADNKLYGNLSHLVPRKQADPDMQIAVGGCLAQKDREQLLRKAPWVDVVFGTHNIGSLPALLERAWHNREAQVEIAESLREFPSTLPAARESAYAAWVSISVGCNNTCTFCIVPSLRGKEVDRRPADILAEMRSLVDQGVLEVTLLGQNVNAYGVSFAADERLRESPMALSDTPRDRGAFALLLRSCGDIDGLERVRFTSPHPAEFTNDVIEAMAQTPNVCPALHMPLQSGSDRMLRAMRRSYRAEKYLGIIDRVRAAMPHAAITTDIIVGFPGETEEDFAATLDVVRAARFAAAFTFQYSRRPGTPAADLDGQLPKEVVQERYLRLLEVQEQISLEENTAQIGAQVELLVATGEGRKDASTARMSGRARDGRLVHFAPGTAEVRPGDIVTTTVTGAAPHHLIADAPLLTRRRTRAGDAHAAGRRPRTVGLGLPAIGAPTTGDRATTGCVR; the protein is encoded by the coding sequence ATGAGATGTGTGACGTCGGTGCTGACCCAGGGCCCTGAAGCGGGAGGTGCGGCGGGCGATTCGCCCCGCTCGCCGGCAGGTCGCACCTACCAGGTCCGCACCTACGGCTGCCAGATGAACGTCCACGACTCCGAGCGCCTCGCCGGACTGCTGGAGGCCGCCGGCTACCACCGCGCGCCCGACGGTGCCGACGCCGACGTGGTGGTGTTCAACACCTGCGCGGTGCGGGAGAACGCCGACAACAAGCTCTACGGCAACCTCAGCCACCTGGTGCCGCGCAAGCAGGCCGATCCCGACATGCAGATCGCCGTCGGCGGTTGCCTGGCCCAGAAGGACCGCGAACAGCTGCTGCGCAAGGCCCCCTGGGTCGACGTCGTCTTCGGCACCCACAACATCGGCTCACTGCCCGCCCTGCTCGAGCGCGCCTGGCACAACCGGGAAGCTCAGGTCGAAATCGCCGAGTCGCTGCGGGAATTCCCCTCCACGCTGCCTGCCGCCCGCGAATCTGCTTACGCCGCATGGGTTTCCATCTCGGTGGGCTGCAACAACACCTGCACGTTCTGCATCGTGCCCTCGCTGCGCGGCAAGGAGGTGGACCGCAGGCCCGCCGACATCCTCGCCGAGATGCGCTCACTGGTAGACCAGGGCGTCCTCGAGGTCACCCTGCTCGGCCAGAACGTCAACGCCTACGGAGTGTCCTTCGCTGCCGACGAGCGCTTGCGCGAGTCGCCGATGGCTCTGTCGGATACCCCCCGCGACCGTGGCGCCTTCGCGTTGCTGTTGCGCAGTTGCGGAGACATCGACGGCCTGGAACGAGTCCGGTTCACCTCGCCGCACCCGGCCGAGTTCACCAACGACGTCATCGAGGCCATGGCGCAGACCCCCAACGTCTGCCCGGCCCTGCACATGCCGCTGCAGTCGGGATCGGACCGCATGCTGCGGGCCATGCGCCGGTCGTATCGCGCCGAGAAGTACCTCGGCATCATCGACCGGGTCCGTGCCGCCATGCCGCACGCCGCGATCACCACCGACATCATCGTCGGCTTCCCGGGCGAGACCGAGGAGGACTTCGCAGCCACCCTCGACGTGGTGCGCGCAGCCCGCTTCGCCGCGGCGTTCACCTTCCAGTACTCCAGGCGCCCCGGTACCCCGGCCGCCGACCTCGACGGTCAGCTGCCCAAAGAGGTTGTGCAGGAACGCTATCTGCGACTGCTCGAGGTCCAGGAACAGATCTCGCTGGAGGAGAACACCGCCCAGATCGGCGCACAGGTCGAACTGCTGGTTGCTACCGGCGAGGGCCGCAAGGACGCCAGCACCGCGCGAATGAGCGGACGGGCGCGCGACGGCCGGCTGGTGCACTTCGCGCCCGGAACCGCCGAGGTGCGCCCCGGTGACATCGTCACCACCACCGTCACCGGCGCCGCCCCGCACCACCTGATCGCCGACGCACCCCTGCTGACCCGCCGGCGCACCCGCGCCGGCGACGCGCACGCCGCCGGACGGCGCCCCCGCACCGTCGGCCTGGGCCTGCCGGCCATCGGCGCGCCGACCACCGGGGACCGTGCCACGACGGGATGTGTGCGATGA
- a CDS encoding amino acid ABC transporter ATP-binding protein — protein MISIQGVNKHFGDLHVLKDINLDVERGQVVVVLGPSGSGKSTLCRTINRLETIDSGTIAIDGETLPSEGRELAQLRSDVGMVFQSFNLFAHKTIIQNVTLAPMKVRKVDKAQAHDRAMKLLERVGVANQAEKYPAQLSGGQQQRVAIARSLAMDPKVMLFDEPTSALDPEMINEVLAVMTSLAREGMTMVVVTHEMGFARRAANRVVMMADGAIVEDAEPGEFFDNPKSDRAKDFLGKILNH, from the coding sequence ATGATCTCGATTCAGGGTGTGAACAAGCACTTCGGTGACCTGCACGTGCTCAAGGACATCAACCTCGACGTCGAACGCGGTCAGGTCGTCGTGGTGCTGGGTCCCTCCGGGTCCGGCAAGTCCACCCTGTGTCGCACCATCAACCGGCTCGAGACGATCGATTCAGGAACGATCGCCATCGACGGAGAGACGTTGCCGTCAGAGGGGCGCGAGCTGGCACAGCTGCGTTCCGATGTCGGCATGGTGTTCCAGTCGTTCAACCTCTTCGCGCACAAGACGATCATCCAGAACGTCACGCTGGCGCCGATGAAGGTCCGCAAGGTCGACAAGGCGCAGGCCCACGACCGGGCCATGAAGCTGCTGGAGCGGGTCGGCGTCGCCAACCAGGCCGAGAAGTACCCGGCGCAGCTCTCCGGGGGCCAGCAGCAGCGTGTGGCCATCGCGCGCTCGCTGGCGATGGACCCGAAGGTGATGTTGTTCGACGAGCCGACCAGCGCCCTGGACCCCGAGATGATCAACGAGGTGCTGGCGGTGATGACCTCGCTGGCCCGCGAGGGCATGACGATGGTGGTGGTGACCCACGAGATGGGCTTCGCCCGCCGCGCCGCCAATCGGGTGGTGATGATGGCCGACGGCGCCATCGTCGAAGACGCAGAGCCGGGCGAGTTCTTCGACAATCCAAAGTCAGACCGGGCCAAAGACTTCCTCGGCAAGATCCTCAACCACTAA
- a CDS encoding glutamate ABC transporter substrate-binding protein, with protein MPSFSLRLAAAAVLAVALPFTATACGGGAGDKLVIGTKFDQPGLGLTNPDGTMSGLDVDVAKYVAKELGYPEDKIEWKESPSGQRETLIQNDQVKYIVATYSITDSRKEKVSFAGPYLITGQSLLVGADNSDITGPESLQNNKKLCSVSGSTPAQRIKDKYPGVQLQQYDTYSACVEALKNGAVDAVTTDEVILAGYAAQTPGAFKIVGKPFSEERYGIGLKKGDTELCTKITDALKKMEADGAWKAAFDKNLGPAGITAPAPPAPDAC; from the coding sequence ATGCCGTCATTCTCATTGCGCTTGGCCGCGGCCGCGGTGCTGGCCGTCGCGCTGCCCTTCACCGCGACCGCGTGCGGCGGCGGCGCCGGCGACAAGCTGGTCATCGGCACCAAGTTCGATCAGCCCGGCCTGGGTTTGACAAACCCTGACGGGACGATGAGCGGGCTCGACGTGGACGTGGCCAAGTACGTGGCCAAGGAGCTCGGCTACCCCGAGGACAAGATCGAGTGGAAGGAATCACCGTCGGGCCAGCGCGAGACGCTGATCCAGAACGATCAGGTGAAGTACATCGTCGCCACCTACTCGATCACCGACTCGCGCAAGGAGAAGGTGAGCTTCGCCGGGCCGTATCTGATCACCGGGCAGAGCCTGCTGGTGGGGGCCGACAACAGCGACATCACCGGCCCTGAATCACTGCAGAACAACAAGAAGCTGTGCTCGGTGTCCGGTTCGACACCGGCTCAGCGCATCAAGGACAAGTACCCGGGTGTTCAGCTGCAGCAGTACGACACCTACTCGGCGTGCGTGGAAGCACTCAAGAACGGCGCCGTCGACGCGGTGACCACTGATGAGGTGATCCTGGCCGGATACGCCGCGCAGACCCCGGGCGCGTTCAAGATTGTCGGCAAGCCGTTCTCGGAGGAGCGCTACGGCATCGGGCTGAAGAAGGGTGACACCGAGTTGTGCACCAAGATCACCGATGCGCTGAAGAAGATGGAAGCCGACGGCGCCTGGAAGGCCGCCTTCGACAAGAACCTCGGGCCGGCCGGAATCACCGCACCCGCGCCGCCCGCCCCCGACGCCTGCTGA
- a CDS encoding amino acid ABC transporter permease, which yields MEVFSAYRGQIFEAFWTTIQLTVFSAIGALILGTALAAMRLAPVPMLNWIGTAYVNVVRNTPLTLIILFCSFGLAQTLGITLVDPKSLTSIEDSNFRLAMLGLTVYTASFVCETVRSGVNTVPLGQAEAARSLGFTFGQNLRMVLLPQAFRAVLIPLGSVLIALTKNTTIASAIGVAEAALLMKEMIENTAALLAVGTIFAVGFIILTLPLGLLFGWLGKRLAVAK from the coding sequence GTGGAGGTCTTCAGCGCGTACCGCGGCCAGATCTTCGAGGCGTTCTGGACCACGATCCAGCTCACCGTGTTCTCGGCGATCGGTGCGCTGATCCTCGGCACAGCACTGGCCGCGATGCGGCTGGCGCCGGTGCCGATGCTCAACTGGATCGGCACCGCGTATGTCAACGTCGTGCGCAACACTCCGCTGACGCTGATCATCCTGTTCTGCTCGTTCGGGCTGGCGCAAACGCTGGGGATCACCTTGGTCGACCCGAAGTCGCTCACGTCGATCGAGGACAGCAACTTCCGGCTGGCGATGCTCGGATTGACCGTCTACACCGCATCGTTCGTGTGTGAGACCGTGCGCTCGGGGGTCAACACCGTGCCGCTGGGGCAGGCCGAGGCCGCCCGATCGCTGGGCTTCACATTCGGGCAGAACCTGCGGATGGTGTTGCTGCCGCAGGCGTTTCGGGCGGTGCTCATCCCGCTGGGGTCGGTGCTGATCGCGTTGACGAAGAACACGACGATCGCCTCGGCCATCGGGGTTGCCGAGGCGGCGCTGTTGATGAAGGAGATGATCGAGAACACCGCGGCACTGCTGGCGGTCGGCACCATCTTCGCGGTGGGCTTCATCATCCTCACCCTGCCGCTGGGCCTGTTGTTCGGCTGGCTCGGCAAGCGGCTGGCGGTGGCGAAATGA
- a CDS encoding amino acid ABC transporter permease, with amino-acid sequence MSSASVLFDAPGPRARMRNRVISVATLVMAALAVWVVVARLAAKGQLTAQKWQPFLTSGLWKTYVLPGIEGTLTAAALSIVLAGVLGVLLGVGRLSHLTAVRVPCAVIVEFFRAVPVLIMMIFAYFLYAQYDVFPSKHLALAGVVTGLTLYNGAVIAEIVRAGVRALPRGQSEAASALGLSWGQTMRSILLPQAVTSMLPVLVSQLVVVLKDTAIGYQITLVEMVRQGTVVGSSYGNYVPALIVIAVLMISINFALSAAATRLERRLRRSGRAAPLEAEALEQGGAPSTRLEPGD; translated from the coding sequence ATGAGCTCGGCTTCGGTGCTTTTCGACGCGCCCGGTCCCCGCGCGCGGATGCGCAACCGGGTGATCTCGGTGGCCACCCTGGTGATGGCCGCGCTGGCGGTGTGGGTGGTGGTGGCCAGGCTGGCCGCCAAGGGTCAGCTCACGGCGCAGAAGTGGCAGCCGTTCCTGACGTCCGGGCTCTGGAAGACCTATGTTCTGCCGGGGATCGAGGGCACGCTGACGGCGGCCGCACTGTCGATCGTGCTGGCCGGGGTTCTGGGCGTTCTGCTGGGCGTGGGACGGCTCTCGCATCTCACGGCCGTCCGGGTGCCGTGCGCGGTGATCGTCGAGTTCTTCCGGGCGGTGCCGGTACTGATCATGATGATCTTTGCCTACTTCCTCTACGCGCAGTACGACGTTTTTCCGTCCAAACACCTGGCTCTGGCCGGTGTGGTGACCGGGCTGACGCTCTACAACGGCGCCGTGATCGCCGAGATCGTCCGGGCCGGGGTTCGAGCGCTTCCGCGGGGCCAGTCCGAGGCGGCCTCCGCACTGGGTCTGAGCTGGGGTCAGACGATGCGGTCGATCCTGCTGCCCCAGGCCGTCACATCGATGCTGCCGGTTCTGGTCTCCCAGTTGGTCGTCGTGCTAAAGGACACCGCGATCGGCTACCAGATCACCTTAGTCGAGATGGTTCGCCAGGGCACGGTCGTCGGCTCGTCCTACGGGAACTACGTCCCGGCGCTCATCGTCATCGCGGTATTGATGATCAGCATCAACTTCGCGCTGTCGGCGGCGGCGACGCGTCTCGAGCGTCGGCTGCGACGGTCGGGCCGGGCCGCACCGTTGGAGGCTGAAGCGCTCGAGCAGGGCGGTGCGCCCAGCACCCGATTGGAGCCAGGCGACTAG
- the recX gene encoding recombination regulator RecX translates to MTFCPPQLTSDKREAQAHELCLRLLTARSRTRSELADHLAKRGYPDDVAETALSRLVAVGLIDDADFAEQWVRSRRARAGKGKRALAAELRTKGVDADVIATALDGIDAAAERERAEQLVEQKLRREMLADDAKVMRRLVGMLARRGYSQSMAVAVVSDALAAERERRRV, encoded by the coding sequence ATGACGTTCTGCCCGCCCCAGTTGACTTCTGACAAGCGCGAGGCGCAGGCGCACGAGCTGTGCCTGCGCCTGCTCACCGCGCGGTCGCGAACCCGATCCGAGCTGGCCGACCACTTAGCCAAGCGGGGGTATCCCGATGACGTCGCCGAAACGGCACTGAGCCGGCTGGTGGCCGTCGGCCTGATCGATGACGCGGACTTCGCCGAGCAGTGGGTGCGGTCGCGACGGGCGCGGGCCGGAAAAGGCAAGCGCGCGTTGGCCGCCGAGCTGCGCACCAAGGGTGTCGACGCCGACGTGATCGCCACCGCTCTCGACGGTATCGACGCGGCCGCCGAACGGGAGCGTGCCGAGCAGCTGGTGGAGCAGAAGCTGCGGCGCGAGATGCTGGCCGACGACGCGAAGGTGATGCGCAGGCTGGTCGGCATGCTCGCGCGCCGCGGCTACAGCCAGAGCATGGCCGTTGCGGTGGTCAGCGACGCACTGGCCGCTGAACGGGAGCGCCGGCGGGTTTAG